TTGAAATCCCGTGGCGTTGTCGGCCAAGCCGAGCGCATCCGGAACACCCGAGACCTCGGTTCGGTCCACCGCCAGCTGCCGGGAGTCGGAGGTGAGCCGGTCTCTGGAGAAGGGCTGATCGTAGAGCCCCGCCTTGATCTCCAGTCCGGCGCCCAGGGGGATCTGGATCCAGGCGTTCTCGACCTGGGCGGAGGGGACCGCGGCGATCTGGTCGGTGCCATCGATCTTCCACTCGAAGCCGTAGATGGCGGTGAGCATCTTGCCGTTGGCCTTCAGGCGCGCTCGGCGCACCATGAAATCGCGTTCCCACTCCGTATTACCGAGCAGGCTGAACCGCCTGTACTCGAGCCGCGGCTGCAGCCGCATGCCCAGCTCCAAGCGGAAATCCTCGGTTTCGACCACCTTGACCCCGCCCGCGGCAGGGGTTGGGAGCCAGCTGCTGAGCCCCGCGGCCAAGAAAGCACCGAGGAGGAATCGGGGCGTGGATCGGAAGTCATGCGTACGCACAGGCGTCTCTCCTTTCGAACGGTCTCTTCGCAAGAGACGGCCGCATCCTTCTGGGGGAGTTCGGCCGCCGCGTCTCGAACCCTCGGAGTCAGGCGGCTGGATCTTCCATCTCCGGCGGGCGTAGCTTCGCGAACACGAGCGCATGGGAATGCGTCGCGCTCGGCTTGCGGCGCCTACGTCCTCGGAAAAGGAACCTCGATGATCCGGGGGGCGAATCGTGACGGTCCACGGGGCGGAATGCGAGGCAGGCCCTTCTCATCCAGGAGCCAGGACCAGCTAGCTGAATCTTTGCGTCGAGAGATCCTAGAGTCATCGAGCGCACCGCGTCAAATTCACCACGCTGACAGGAGCGAAAGCTCCACTGTCGTCGTCTCGAACTGTGCGAAACAGCGCACAGCAGAGGACGGTGTGACGCGCGGCGCGAACTCTCACCGTCTGCAGCCGGAACGTCTCCGGCTCCACCGTGACCAGGAGGTTCATCGATCCCACATCGGGTGAAGTGCCGATAGCCCACCTCGAGCGCAGCGCTTCTGTCGCTGACAAATGCGGAAAACTTCACAATTCCGCCGGCACCGACCCGTAGAAAGCTTCCGAAACCCGGTTGCAACACGTCTGGAAGTGCAACCTGGGGCGCCGCACAGCGGCGAAGCACAAGAATTCGGAAAGCAGTTGCACGGCAAACGTGCGCCTTGTTACAGTGCTCGCACTAGTCGATGGATCGGAGGAGTCTCGGACGCCCCCCAAAGGCCGAGTCCGTTAGGACTAGTTGTCCCTGGAGGCGTTCGGACATGCGCAATGGCTTTGCCTGCGCTGCGGTGCACGTACGTATTCATTCCATTCATGGGTTCGGTCCGGCCGATTGGTCGCGGGCGGGAGAGCGGTGCGCTCCCCATCCTGTGTCGCGCCTCGTCGGTAGGTACACACACATCGTCGTGGGGTTGTTGGGCGGTGGGGCAGAAGGTCCCGATGCGTTCGGGAGTGAGTCCGGGGTTGGGAACACCCCGCGAGGAGGTCGTCAGCAATGATCCGCTCAATCCTTGAAACCAGTCTGAAGTTCAGGCCCTTGGTGGTGGCGATCGCCGCAGTCGTGCTCGGGGTGGGCATCGCCCGCCTGAACGACATGCCGGTCGATGTATTCCCCGAGATCCTGCCGGTCACGGTCAACGTGCAGACAGAAGCCCTCGGACTTTCCGCGGCCGAAGTCGAGCAGTTGATCACGGTACCCATCGAGGCGGACCTCCTTGCGGGCACGCCATGGGTCGACGTCATGCGCTCCGAGTCGGTTCCTGGGCTGTCGTCCATCGAGCTGACCTTCAAGCGGGGGACGGATCCCATGGACGCGCGCCAGGTGGTGCAGGAACGCCTGACCCAGGCGCACGCGTTGCCGAACGTCTCCAGCCCGCCGCAGATGCTACAGCCGCTTTCGTCCACGAATCGCGTCATGCTCATCGGGCTCTCCTCCAAGACCCAGTCTTTGATCGAGATGTCCGTGCAGGCGCGGTGGACGATCCGGCCGCGTCTGATGGGTATTCCGGGCGTCGCCAACGTGGCCATCTGGGGTCAGCGCGAGCGCCAGCTGCAGGTGCTGGCCGATCCCGAGCGGATGCGGGAGAACAACGTTTCTTTGATCGACGTCATCAAGACCGCAGGAAACTCGCTGTGGTACTCGCCCCTGACGTTCCTGGAGGCTTCGGTCGCCGGGACCGGCGGCTTCATCGAGACCCCG
The Candidatus Krumholzibacteriia bacterium genome window above contains:
- a CDS encoding efflux RND transporter permease subunit, which produces MIRSILETSLKFRPLVVAIAAVVLGVGIARLNDMPVDVFPEILPVTVNVQTEALGLSAAEVEQLITVPIEADLLAGTPWVDVMRSESVPGLSSIELTFKRGTDPMDARQVVQERLTQAHALPNVSSPPQMLQPLSSTNRVMLIGLSSKTQSLIEMSVQARWTIRPRLMGIPGVANVAIWGQRERQLQVLADPERMRENNVSLIDVIKTAGNSLWYSPLTFLEASVAGTGGFIETPNQRIGVRHVLPITTAQDLAKVPVEGSTKRLDEVATVVEDHQPLIG